AACTTTAACCTTTTTCCAAGATTGGACTAATGAAAGACCAAACTTATCCAAAAGTTATAACGTATTATTAACTAAAAATTGGATTTGTTTGATTCCACGTTCAAATGCCACTGCAGAAATTAAACAAACTCCAGAAGAttctgaagaaattgatttgaaattatcaatcaattcattagGGTATGTCGGTATGATCTTAactaaagatgaaaaggaatttAATCAAATCGTTTCTAATCCACAAATTGTTGATGAACTCTTATTAAGCTGTGGGTTCCCAAACACTTTTGGTCAAAAACCAACTGAATACCACTATTAGAGTCTCCTGTTTCTCTTTTCCATTACACGcaactatatatatatgtatatgtatatgtatatgtatatattgaATAGCTAGCTAGATAGACAGATAGAtagatttcttttctaaatttttataaCAACTCTTTCATGAATACACTTTAAAACACTTCAACATTTGCCTCTTCACCTCTTCCTTATTTGTTTTCCCTCTGTCACACCATCTGCCCAATCAAAATTTATCTTTAACGGCCTTTTCGCTATTTTTTTGGTTCTTCGCCTGTTGAAAACGTTATATAAGAAAACCactgaaaaaatatatatacaagGGAGAAATAATCCTTCAAGAAGTTGAAGCAAATAGAACAAATAAACAGCAATAATTAACCAACCAACCAACTAACCGAATATGCCACAATCTTTTACTTctattacaaaaattgGTGATTACATTTTAAAGACCCCCATCTTAAACAAATTTTGTGTCCCCGTAgcaaataaatttattaaatattcagGTTATAGACAATTAGGATTAAGATATAATGATCTTTTCGCTGAAGAATCTCCAGTAGTACAAACTGCTATACGAAGATTACCTGCTGATGAATCATACGCAAGAAATTATAGAATTATTAGAGCTCATCAAACTGAATTGACTCATCATCTTTTACCAAGAAATGAATGGATTAAAGCTCAAGATGATGTCCCTTATTTATTACCTTATATATTGGAAGCTGAATTAGAagcaaatgaaaaattaaaattagataatttaGAAGTGGTATCACCAACGAAAAAATAATCGCAAATGATCTATACGATCTActtacattttttatttattcataacatatatttattttttgtatattCGTCTATAGGGAATTagaaaagacaaaaaaCATTCCAAAAACAGAACAGAATCAAAACGTAATAGctatttttgttttatttaaaatttatttttttcattaattttacATTCTATAAATTGGCATGGCAAATTTGACATGCTTTTTTTATGGTACTTAATATTACAtaggataataataatacgaGCAGATCTTACGTATCtcactt
Above is a genomic segment from Naumovozyma dairenensis CBS 421 chromosome 6, complete genome containing:
- the QCR7 gene encoding ubiquinol--cytochrome-c reductase subunit 7 (similar to Saccharomyces cerevisiae QCR7 (YDR529C); ancestral locus Anc_1.16); this encodes MPQSFTSITKIGDYILKTPILNKFCVPVANKFIKYSGYRQLGLRYNDLFAEESPVVQTAIRRLPADESYARNYRIIRAHQTELTHHLLPRNEWIKAQDDVPYLLPYILEAELEANEKLKLDNLEVVSPTKK